One stretch of Pedobacter riviphilus DNA includes these proteins:
- a CDS encoding winged helix-turn-helix transcriptional regulator, whose product MAAIKETSVIQENKNNAFSNCPVTFVMERIGGYWKPIILFNLLTGTKRYNELKKSIPTITEKMLIQYLKQLDADGLVTRKAKPVVPPYVTYELSKKGKELRPVLYAMAEWAVNNSGKQSKQFKKQMEDFPAE is encoded by the coding sequence ATGGCTGCGATCAAAGAAACTTCAGTAATACAGGAAAACAAAAACAACGCTTTTTCAAATTGCCCTGTAACTTTTGTAATGGAAAGGATTGGCGGTTATTGGAAGCCGATTATTTTGTTCAACTTATTAACAGGAACAAAACGTTACAACGAACTCAAAAAATCTATTCCGACTATTACGGAAAAAATGCTGATACAATATTTGAAACAATTAGATGCAGACGGACTTGTAACAAGGAAAGCCAAACCTGTTGTGCCGCCTTATGTAACTTACGAGCTTTCCAAAAAAGGAAAAGAGTTAAGACCTGTTCTGTATGCAATGGCAGAGTGGGCAGTAAATAATAGTGGAAAACAATCCAAACAGTTTAAAAAACAAATGGAAGACTTCCCCGCAGAATGA
- the rsgA gene encoding ribosome small subunit-dependent GTPase A: MNNLSLYGWNDTLFQLKQNSPYKHLFHGRIAAVNKTNYEVIAEGGRLLCELAGNVLYGRPLFELPCTGDWIIFQPFDDNKGIVVDILPRKHTLYRRKSGTLSDRQAIASHVDKAFIVQSLDANFSVRRTERFMVQVLEENIQPILILTKSDLEFNLHQVERSLEHIGRQMPIFFTSIFSPETIFPVQKFIKQGESIVFVGSSGVGKSSLINALCERTVFSTSEISKHSGKGRHTSTRREMVLMEDSGILIDTPGVREFGLASDNSKTLEELFDVADFAASCRFENCMHVDEPGCAVVEAVNNGHLALEAYNSYLKLRKESWYFSTSEHEKRKRDKSFARISEEAKRIKKR; the protein is encoded by the coding sequence GTGAATAACTTATCATTATATGGTTGGAACGATACTCTGTTCCAACTCAAACAAAACTCACCATACAAACATCTTTTTCATGGTCGTATCGCTGCAGTAAACAAAACCAATTATGAGGTCATTGCCGAGGGTGGTCGGTTGTTGTGTGAACTGGCAGGTAATGTACTTTATGGTAGACCATTATTTGAACTTCCGTGTACGGGCGACTGGATTATCTTTCAACCCTTTGACGATAATAAAGGGATAGTCGTTGATATTTTACCGCGTAAGCATACATTATACCGAAGAAAGAGCGGTACACTGTCTGACAGGCAAGCTATTGCATCGCATGTTGATAAGGCATTTATAGTACAAAGCCTTGATGCCAATTTCAGTGTTCGCCGAACGGAACGTTTTATGGTTCAGGTATTAGAAGAAAATATTCAACCGATTTTGATCCTCACTAAATCTGATTTGGAGTTTAATCTCCATCAAGTAGAGAGATCGCTTGAACATATTGGACGTCAGATGCCGATATTTTTTACAAGCATTTTCTCTCCTGAAACAATATTTCCTGTGCAAAAATTTATCAAGCAGGGAGAATCGATCGTATTTGTGGGATCATCGGGGGTTGGGAAAAGTTCTTTAATCAACGCATTGTGCGAACGGACAGTATTCTCTACATCAGAGATAAGTAAACACTCAGGCAAAGGGCGGCATACCTCAACCCGAAGAGAAATGGTGCTGATGGAGGATAGCGGTATTTTAATAGACACACCGGGCGTTAGAGAATTTGGGTTAGCCTCAGACAATTCTAAGACACTGGAAGAGCTATTCGATGTTGCTGATTTTGCAGCATCCTGTCGTTTTGAGAATTGTATGCATGTGGATGAACCTGGCTGTGCAGTTGTAGAAGCTGTAAACAATGGTCATTTAGCGCTGGAAGCGTACAATAGTTACCTCAAATTGCGGAAAGAATCCTGGTATTTTTCCACTTCTGAGCATGAAAAACGTAAAAGGGATAAGTCTTTTGCCAGAATTTCAGAGGAGGCTAAGCGCATAAAAAAACGTTAA
- a CDS encoding Crp/Fnr family transcriptional regulator: MEQIRRYFEQHFKLTDKDWEIFASQLVRQEFPKKHIILKAGQTENFLSFIEKGIIRFYIPKEASELTFAIAFDNGFVSAYNSFLTKQPSTYHVETLTATALWRMSYDGLQTVYRETKIGNSIGRWAAEDQFLKKTERELSLLNDTAEQRYLRLFSEQPKLIEKIPLKYIASYIGITPQALSRIRRRIYL; the protein is encoded by the coding sequence ATGGAACAGATAAGAAGATACTTTGAACAGCATTTTAAGTTGACTGATAAAGATTGGGAAATCTTTGCCTCACAATTGGTTCGCCAAGAATTTCCTAAAAAGCATATTATTTTAAAGGCCGGACAAACAGAAAACTTTCTTTCATTTATAGAAAAGGGTATTATCCGTTTTTACATCCCCAAAGAAGCATCTGAGCTTACTTTTGCGATTGCCTTTGATAATGGATTTGTAAGTGCCTATAATTCATTTCTGACCAAACAACCTTCTACCTATCATGTAGAAACACTTACAGCTACTGCCTTGTGGCGTATGTCTTATGATGGGCTGCAGACCGTGTATAGGGAAACTAAAATCGGAAACAGTATAGGCAGATGGGCTGCAGAAGACCAATTCCTTAAAAAAACTGAAAGAGAACTTTCCCTTTTAAATGATACAGCGGAACAGCGGTATCTCCGGCTTTTTTCAGAACAACCAAAACTTATCGAAAAAATACCATTAAAGTACATCGCCTCCTACATCGGGATTACACCACAAGCTTTGAGCCGTATACGCAGGCGTATTTATTTATAG
- a CDS encoding DoxX family protein has translation MKKNKMAEIVLLIVFVVTILLMKVTRSGHNFALSGRIAMAAMLVFTAIGHVLFTKGMSMMLPEAIPYKIELVYLTGIVELIAAIGLLLPRFRVMTAWWLIAFFILLLPANIYAAVKHVDLLKATFEGNGLSYLWYRIPLQLFFISWVYLSAIKKVRND, from the coding sequence TTGAAAAAAAACAAAATGGCCGAAATAGTTTTACTTATTGTTTTCGTTGTAACTATACTTTTGATGAAAGTTACGCGTAGCGGACACAATTTTGCATTATCCGGAAGAATTGCAATGGCTGCAATGCTGGTCTTCACAGCAATCGGACACGTTCTATTTACCAAAGGCATGTCTATGATGCTGCCAGAGGCAATCCCTTACAAAATAGAGTTGGTTTATCTGACAGGTATTGTAGAGTTAATAGCCGCAATCGGACTTTTATTGCCCCGTTTCAGGGTAATGACTGCATGGTGGCTCATTGCCTTTTTTATACTATTGCTTCCTGCTAACATTTATGCTGCCGTAAAACATGTAGACCTTCTAAAAGCAACCTTTGAGGGCAATGGATTAAGCTATTTATGGTACAGGATCCCTTTACAGCTATTTTTTATCAGCTGGGTATATCTTTCAGCTATAAAAAAAGTCCGGAATGATTAA
- a CDS encoding NADP-dependent oxidoreductase — MKAFIINRYSKTDKLQFTELPEPVVKENEVLVQIHSAGVNQLDAKIKSGDFKLLLPYKFPLVLGHDVAGIVTKVGAKVSRFKVGDAVFARPADYSIGTFAEYIAINEKDIALKPKNISMEEAASIPLVALTVWQAFIEKANLKKGQKVFIQAGAGGVGTIAIQLAKHLGATVATTTSSTNFDLVKSLGADVIIDYKKDDFEKILQDYDVVLNSQDGETLEKSLKVLKPGGKVISISGPPDVSFAKEAGLSWLMKLVLFFLSNKVKRKAKQLNVGYSFLFMRADGKQLGEISSLIEKGAIRPVIDTIFSFEQTNEALSYVESGRSKGKVVIKIK, encoded by the coding sequence ATGAAAGCATTTATAATAAACCGTTATAGTAAGACAGACAAGCTTCAATTTACCGAATTACCGGAACCTGTTGTAAAAGAAAATGAGGTATTGGTTCAGATCCATTCTGCAGGCGTAAATCAATTGGATGCCAAAATAAAAAGTGGTGATTTCAAATTGCTGCTTCCCTACAAATTTCCTTTGGTTTTAGGACACGACGTTGCCGGCATAGTTACAAAAGTGGGAGCAAAAGTAAGTAGGTTTAAAGTTGGTGATGCAGTTTTTGCCCGGCCTGCAGATTACAGTATTGGCACATTTGCAGAATATATTGCAATCAATGAAAAAGATATTGCCCTAAAACCCAAAAACATTTCTATGGAAGAAGCCGCTTCCATCCCTTTGGTCGCCTTAACGGTCTGGCAGGCATTTATTGAAAAGGCAAACCTTAAAAAAGGACAAAAAGTATTTATTCAGGCAGGTGCTGGCGGTGTGGGTACAATTGCCATTCAGTTGGCAAAACATTTGGGAGCCACAGTAGCTACAACAACAAGTAGTACTAATTTTGATTTGGTAAAAAGTCTTGGGGCTGATGTTATCATTGATTATAAAAAAGACGATTTTGAAAAAATACTTCAAGATTATGACGTGGTTTTAAACAGCCAGGATGGGGAAACACTTGAAAAATCACTGAAAGTGCTGAAGCCCGGAGGAAAAGTGATTTCGATTTCAGGGCCACCGGATGTTTCTTTTGCAAAAGAAGCTGGATTATCATGGCTAATGAAACTCGTACTGTTCTTTTTGAGCAATAAGGTAAAAAGAAAGGCCAAGCAGCTTAATGTTGGGTATTCGTTTCTCTTTATGAGAGCTGATGGGAAGCAATTAGGAGAAATAAGTTCACTGATTGAAAAAGGTGCTATCCGCCCTGTTATTGATACCATATTCTCGTTTGAGCAAACCAATGAGGCCTTGTCCTATGTTGAAAGCGGTCGTTCAAAAGGAAAAGTTGTTATTAAGATCAAATAA